CAGTTTTGCTTTTGTTGTTTTTATTTGAAGCTAAATTTTGCTGAATGATTATTTTTTCAGCTTCGTCTAAAGTTATTCCAAACGGAATTGCAATGCTGTTTTCCTGCGAACTTTTTGCAACTGCCGGCGGAAGATCTTCAATGTTTATTTCATCACCTGAGCTCATTACAACTGCGCTTTCAACACAATTGCGAAGTTCCCTTATGTTTCCCGGCCAGTCATATTTCATAATTGCGGCTTTCGCTTTTCCAGAAAATCCTTTTACTGATTTTCCATTTTCTTTATTGAACTCTTCCAAGAATGCTGAAATTAAAAGCGGCAAATCGCTTTTTCGTTCCCGAAGCGGAGGAACATGAATATGAATTACATTCAGTCTGTAATACAAGTCCTCGCGGAATCTTCCAGCTTTTATTTCTTCTTCAAGATTTTTGTTTGTCGCTGCAATTACACGGACATCAACTTCTATAGTCTGCTCACCGCCGACACGTTCAAATTTTTTTTCAGCAAGGACTCTAAGAATTTTTATCTGGACATTCTGATTTATTTCCCCGATTTCATCAAGAAAAATTGTGCTTCCGTGGGCAAGTTCGAATCTGCCTTTTTGCAAATGGTCAGCTCCTGTAAAAGCACCTTTTTCATGTCCGAAAAGCTCGCTTTCTAAAAGTGTTTCACTTAAAGCCGCGCAATGAACATTTATCATAGTTTTGTCGTGCCGCGGGGACAAAGCATGAATAGCACGGGCAACAACTTCTTTTCCAACACCGCTTTCACCAGTGATAAGAACGCTCGCCTTAGATGCAGCCGCCTTTTTTATCGTCTCCTGAATTTTTTGCATTACGGCGGAAGAGCCTATCATTTCTTTTAATGCAGAATTTTCAGCGACTTCTTTTTTTAACTCTTGATGTTCAATTTTGATTTGGCGACTTTCCAGCGCGCGCTTTACAATCATTTCAAGCTGATCAAGATTTAGCGGCTTTGTAAGAAAATCATAAGCGCCGTGTCTCATTGCATCAACTGCGGAATCTATGCTTCCATGGCCAGTAAGAATAATAACTGGAATTCCCGGAGTTTCTGTTACGACATGATTTAAAACTTCTTCACCTGAAATTCCTGGCATTCGTAAATCTGTGATTACCAAATCTATGTCGCCTTTTGAAATCAGTTCAAGACCTTCTTTGCCAGAAGCTGCTGTTTTTACATTGTAATCTTCAAGTTCAAAATTTGCTGCAAGTCCTTCCCGGATATTTTTTTCATCATCTATAATTAAAATTGTGAATTTCAAATTTTCCTCCAAAAAAAATCAAACAAAGGCAATAAATATTTTATATAAAAGCAAACGTTGGGTTAAATTTTATTCTTCAAGAAGCATTGTTTCTTTTTGCGGCACAGGAATTTGCACAGTAAAAACAGTGCCTTCATTCAGCTCTGAATTTACAGTTATTTCTCCGCGGAACTCTTTTACGATTTTATAAACAGTTGTAAGTCCAAGTCCAGTTCCATCGGCTTTTGTTGTGTAAT
The window above is part of the uncultured Treponema sp. genome. Proteins encoded here:
- a CDS encoding sigma-54 dependent transcriptional regulator; this translates as MKFTILIIDDEKNIREGLAANFELEDYNVKTAASGKEGLELISKGDIDLVITDLRMPGISGEEVLNHVVTETPGIPVIILTGHGSIDSAVDAMRHGAYDFLTKPLNLDQLEMIVKRALESRQIKIEHQELKKEVAENSALKEMIGSSAVMQKIQETIKKAAASKASVLITGESGVGKEVVARAIHALSPRHDKTMINVHCAALSETLLESELFGHEKGAFTGADHLQKGRFELAHGSTIFLDEIGEINQNVQIKILRVLAEKKFERVGGEQTIEVDVRVIAATNKNLEEEIKAGRFREDLYYRLNVIHIHVPPLRERKSDLPLLISAFLEEFNKENGKSVKGFSGKAKAAIMKYDWPGNIRELRNCVESAVVMSSGDEINIEDLPPAVAKSSQENSIAIPFGITLDEAEKIIIQQNLASNKNNKSKTADILGIGRKTLQRKLSEWGEDEEKSDGDNV